The following are encoded in a window of Balaenoptera ricei isolate mBalRic1 chromosome 1, mBalRic1.hap2, whole genome shotgun sequence genomic DNA:
- the DUSP23 gene encoding dual specificity protein phosphatase 23 — MGVQPPNFSWVLPGRLAGLALPRLPAHYQFLLDQGVRHLVSLTERGPPHSDSCPGLTLHRLRIPDFCSPGPEQIDRFVKIVDEANARGEAVGVHCALGFGRTGTMLACYLVKERGLAAGDAIAEIRRLRPGSIETYEQEKAVFQFYQRRK; from the exons ATGGGCGTGCAGCCCCCCAACTTCTCTTGGGTGCTCCCCGGCCGGCTGGCGGGGCTGGCCCTGCCCCGGCTCCCCGCCCACTACCAGTTCCTGCTGGACCAGGGTGTGCGGCACCTGGTGTCACTGACGGAGCGCGGGCCCCCGCACAGCGACAGCTGCCCCGGCCTCACCCTGCACCGACTGCGCATCCCAGACTTCTGCTCGCCGGGCCCAGAGCAGATCGACCGCTTCGTGAAGATTGTCGACGAGGCCAACGCCCGGGGAGAG GCCGTGGGAGTGCACTGTGCCCTGGGCTTTGGCCGCACGGGTACCATGCTGGCTTGTTACCTGGTGAAGGAGCGGGGCCTGGCTGCAGGGGACGCCATCGCTGAGATCCGGCGCCTTCGACCCGGCTCCATCGAGACTTACGAGCAAGAGAAGGCGGTCTTCCAGTTCTACCAGCGAAGGAAATAA